In a genomic window of Phaeodactylum tricornutum CCAP 1055/1 chromosome 6, whole genome shotgun sequence:
- a CDS encoding predicted protein has protein sequence MKIRSLQQRVMMLLLLLSSMWALVFPEESINSRTEEAAAVEPCPFMIIIDGGSTGSRLHVFEFVYQIPKRVDTESQYAESEPERRLVLERRGSARADVPLSAFGPTREQPLVKATHVAAHLLPAFVQAARIIPPRYHATTTVKYQATAGMRLLSDRDQQLVYDAMYDGLVASPDFVFTALQREDIQTLSGDLEGFYGAVAANYLQGIVTTNLELVAHPDIDELQNKVVSHRPTGQIGALDMGGSSTQIVFLPTPTLDTADVSSCTNPAVDALEIDNKEDDVFDRGNVCHGSTTTRLHGPDFFSTSYLSYGVDQFRERLWNTWVQQHDTERANKNDETCDSKVIENPCAFAGYALEWDKYTLIGTGDAHRCVEEVQRLIPHPSEADLAKLGSHVGGVEHPPIRGKFLAMSLFFFALDSLRELSRNHPQAHQALNESWPTPSIQELFDALEGLCSRSWHDDLVKIQHDAHAFTRAEVLPHRCLEAVYMVTLLRDGFGFAPESRDITFTFLVDGSEVEWTLGMALVLRQEQQQQHPVKGGPRASACGDDSEGCSTSSAHAPSTDVQNRTNPNRPTVGKTFERSLRLEEWAKRLFSSIS, from the exons ATGAAGATTCGGTCGCTGCAACAGCGAGTCATGATGCTACTGCTGCTATTGTCCAGTATGTGGGCCTTGGTCTTTCCCGAAGAAAGCATCAACAGTCGTACGGAGGAAGCGGCAGCAGTCGAACCTTGCCCCTTTATGATT atcATTGACGGAGGTTCCACCGGAAGTCGTTTGCACGTCTTTGAATTCGTCTACCAAATCCCAAAGCGGGTGGATACTGAATCACAGTATGCGGAGTCGGAACCGGAACGACGACTTGTTTTGGAACGCCGGGGATCGGCACGGGCGGACGTGCCCTTGTCGGCCTTTGGACCGACAAGGGAACAGCCCCTGGTCAAAGCAACTCACGTCGCCGCACACTTGCTGCCCGCCTTTGTGCAAGCCGCACGCATTATTCCGCCACGCTACCACGCCACTACTACTGTCAAGTATCAAGCAACCGCCGGTATGCGGCTCTTGTCCGACCGCGACCAACAACTAGTTTACGATGCCATGTATGATGGACTCGTTGCCTCGCCCGATTTTGTCTTTACCGCATTGCAGCGTGAAGATATTCAAACACTATCCGGCGACCTGGAAGGCTTTTACGGCGCGGTCGCCGCCAATTATTTGCAAGGGATCGTCACGACGAATCTGGAATTGGTTGCGCATCCCGACATTGACGAATTACAAAACAAAGTCGTTTCGCACCGTCCCACCGGACAGATCGGGGCACTCGACATGGGCGGGAGTTCCACTCAAATTGTATTTTTGCCGACTCCCACTTTGGATACGGCCGACGTAAGCTCCTGCACCAACCCTGCGGTGGACGCACTAGAAATCGATAACAAAGAGGACGACGTGTTCGACCGCGGAAACGTGTGCCACGGTTCCACAACAACTCGCTTACACGGACCCGACTTTTTCTCCACGTCCTATCTTTCGTACGGAGTCGATCAGTTCCGCGAACGCTTGTGGAATACCTGGGTTCAGCAGCACGATACGGAGCGTGCGAACAAGAACGACGAAACCTGCGATTCCAAGGTCATTGAGAATCCCTGCGCGTTTGCGGGGTACGCACTCGAATGGGACAAGTATACGCTGATTGGAACAGGCGATGCTCATCGCTGCGTCGAGGAGGTCCAAAGGCTCATTCCGCATCCTTCCGAAGCCGACTTGGCCAAGCTAGGTAGCCACGTGGGCGGGGTAGAGCATCCCCCCATTCGCGGAAAGTTTCTAGCTATGagtttgtttttctttgcgcTCGACAGTCTCCGCGAGCTTTCGCGCAATCACCCGCAAGCTCATCAGGCATTGAACGAATCGTGGCCGACACCAAGCATTCAAGAACTTTTCGACGCGTTGGAAGGTCTGTGCAGTCGCTCGTGGCACGACGATTTGGTCAAGATCCAGCACGATGCGCACGCATTTACACGTGCCGAAGTACTTCCGCACCGGTGTCTCGAAGCAGTGTATATGGTAACGTTGCTCCGTGACGGATTCGGCTTTGCGCCAGAGTCCCGAGATATCACTTTTACGTTCCTCGTGGACGGGTCGGAAGTGGAATGGACCCTCGGTATGGCTCTGGTTTTGCGACAagagcaacagcagcagcatcccGTGAAAGGGGGTCCGCGCGCATCGGCTTGTGGCGACGACTCTGAGGGGTGTAGTACCTCATCAGCACACGCGCCATCGACCGATGTCCAAAATCGTACCAATCCAAACCGTCCCACCGTTGGTAAGACTTTCGAGCGCTCGTTACGCCTCGAAGAATGGGCAAAACGACTATTCTCGTCCATTAGTTGA
- the LKRSDH gene encoding saccharopine dehydrogenase has protein sequence MQDLSSLRVHHTVSCLRGYLRHCRDQRIRHSTTSTKAHPCMIIGILRESYNVWERRAPLTPDNVQVLLSSNPGRSRILVQPSRRRVFQDLEYRKSGAVVTESLKLPIAPRIMEYQCWQWTFCRQSSLGKVVNTLDKKLRRASQRSMERLSKDSAILKRAPTAQMSAKYSIVLLLEGHLFDSGFINQVLDVIKGNGCAIEFQECTFPTQSAERKSAKSLVILSIPGSDAAALGKVESKIHILAQVIEKAEATITRVDHQRMDDNFTQTLVNVEVPNISKRILVLGAGMVSKSVVDLLGRSANQEITVASENHEEARLTAAFSKHDRHVGLGVVNDVKRLSDHIESADKVVSLLPPPMHFQVALDCIKHKTDLGRAKEAGVIILNESGLDPGLDHMSAMKKIDDILSRGGRVTVFASVCGGLPSPEAADNPLKYKFSWSPKGVIQTSQSDARYRWEGQVLQVHGSDLLAAAAPFLHAWPKLGLECLPNRDSLRYEHIYNIGGAKATLRYRGFSSCSYGLFCLRDQRGGSLNVEDFILACVADNFDEAVAVLDTLIWLGVLPGHIPVSGSNIVEAFFNFLEDKLRYKESESDMVLMHHIIEASFERARSERHLASPQVFGEEGISAMAKCVGYTTASSAGLILSFALDDLLGLLLPTSPRVYEPVLAAKKESPSTKRAHQIRQTR, from the exons ATGCAAGACTTGTCGTCCTTACGTGTACATCATACAGTATCGTGCCTGCGAGGATACCTTCGACATTGTCGGGATCAAAGGATTCGCCACTCCACCACGTCCACAAAAGCTCACCCTTGCATGATTATTGGGATTTTGCGGGAATCCTATAACGTTTGGGAACGCCGAGCACCACTCACTCCCGATAACGTACAAGTACTCCTGTCTAGCAATCCCGGTCGCTCGCGCATCCTCGTACAACCTAGTCGTCGCCGGGTCTTTCAAGATCTAGAATATCGCAAATCCGGTGCCGTTGTCACGGAAAGCCTGAAATTGCCGATTGCACCACGGATCATGGAATATCAGTGTTGGCAGTGGACATTTTGCCGACAGAGTTCCCTCGGGAAAGTAGTCAACACTTTGGACAAGAA GCTGAGGCGTGCATCGCAAAGATCGATGGAACGCTTGAGCAAGGATTCCGCTATCTTAAAAAGAGCACCAACAGCACAGATGTCCGCAAAATATTCAATCGTGCTTCTATTGGAAGGCCACTTGTTTGATTCGGGTTTTATCAACCAAGTCCTGGACGTGATTAAAGGAAATGGCTGTGCAATAGAATTTCAAGAATGCACCTTTCCGACACAATCTGCTGAACGGAAGAGCGCAAAATCGCTGGTCATACTCAGTATACCGGGATCCGATGCAGCTGCCCTCGGAAAAGTTGAATCCAAAATTCACATTCTTGCACAAGTAATTGAAAAGGCGGAAGCAACAATCACCAGAGTGGATCACCAAAGGATGGATGACAACTTCACGCAAACACTGGTGAACGTGGAAGTGCCCAACATTTCCAAGAGAATTCTTGTATTAGGGGCTGGTATGGTTTCCAAAAGTGTGGTTGACCTTTTGGGCCGGTCGGCGAATCAAGAAATCACCGTGGCCAGTGAGAACCACGAGGAAGCCCGCCTTACAGCAGCCTTCTCTAAGCATGATCGCCACGTTGGCCTTGGTGTGGTCAATGATGTCAAGCGTCTCTCTGATCATATTGAAAGCGCTGATAAAGTAGTTAGTTTATTACCGCCCCCGATGCACTTTCAAGTGGCGCTGGACTGCATCAAGCACAAAACTGATCTT GGCCGAGCCAAGGAGGCTGGTGTTATTATACTGAATGAAAGTGGATTAGATCCTGGGCTTGATCACATGAGTGCGATGAAAAAAATCGATGATATATTATCTCGGGGTGGCCGTGTCACGGTGTTCGCAAGTGTGTGCGGAGGACTGCCGTCTCCGGAAGCAGCTGACAATCCTCTGAAGTACAAATTTAGCTGGAGTCCAAAGGGTGTAATACAGACCAGTCAAAGCGATGCTCGGTATCGATGGGAGGGTCAGGTCCTTCAAGTACATGGGAGCGATTTGCTCGCTGCTGCGGCTCCTTTCCTCCATGCATGGCCCAAACTTGGACTGGAATGCTTGCCGAACCGTGACTCGCTTCGCTACGAACATATATACAACATCGGAGGCGCTAAAGCTACATTGCGATATCGAGGTTTCTCAAGCTGCTCTTATGGGCTTTTTTGC CTTCGTGATCAACGTGGTGGCTCTCTGAATGTGGAAGACTTTATACTGGCATGCGTTGccgacaattttgacgaGGCTGTGGCTGTCTTGGATACTTTGATTTGGCTTGGGGTTCTACCAGGACACATTCCGGTGTCTGGCAGCAACATCGTGGAAgccttcttcaattttttggaagacaaactgCGGTAcaaagaaagcgaaagcgaTATGGTCCTTATGCACCACATAATCGAGGCCTCTTTTGAACGAGCCAGAAGCGAGCGCCACCTCGCCAGTCCGCAAGTTTTTGGAGAGGAAGGTATTTCCGCCATGGCAAAGTGCGTTGGCTACACTACAGCATCATCAGCTGGGCTGATTCTTAGCTTTGCATTAGATGATCTGCTCGGCCTTCTCCTTCCGACATCACCACGTGTTTATGAGCCTGTCCTTGCGGCGAAGAAGGAATCGCCTTCCACGAAACGTGCACATCAGATC